One window of Microbispora sp. ZYX-F-249 genomic DNA carries:
- a CDS encoding DUF4265 domain-containing protein → MVSSSSESTTMVADDRVKVWYRFVPREGWPQFDQEGVWATPLGGDLAQVDNVPFFVDGAAEGDIVRFTTDAEGVRWVEERVEWSGWCTILVLPVRGGPKPTAEAVCEVFAPLGIGGEAYSAEFPLVALSVPPDADVRATKALLDRGVKAGWWNYQEACIGDAWPTA, encoded by the coding sequence ATGGTCTCCTCCTCGTCCGAGAGCACAACGATGGTTGCTGACGACAGAGTGAAAGTCTGGTACCGCTTCGTACCGCGCGAGGGATGGCCGCAGTTCGACCAGGAAGGCGTGTGGGCGACCCCGCTCGGCGGGGATCTCGCACAGGTGGACAACGTTCCGTTCTTCGTCGACGGCGCTGCCGAGGGCGACATCGTGCGGTTCACCACGGACGCCGAGGGCGTCCGCTGGGTCGAGGAGCGCGTCGAGTGGTCCGGTTGGTGCACGATCCTCGTCCTGCCGGTCCGCGGAGGGCCGAAGCCGACCGCCGAGGCAGTGTGCGAGGTATTCGCCCCGTTGGGCATCGGAGGAGAGGCGTACAGCGCGGAATTCCCACTCGTTGCTCTCAGCGTGCCTCCTGATGCCGACGTCCGCGCGACCAAAGCATTGTTGGACCGAGGTGTGAAGGCGGGATGGTGGAAT
- a CDS encoding aldehyde dehydrogenase family protein, whose translation MTATVSGPPVAGTARRDVPAFVRAGERMMWIGGRQVAAASGRTLPNTDPATEEALASVPRGEAADVDAAVHAARAAFTDPAWAEMSPDRRGRILNQIADVIEEHADELATIDSVNMGAPRMLTAHMLAEASEVFRYYAGWPTKLSGVSVPAGKDRMAYTRKEPLGVVGIIWGWNGPMGQLPGKLAPALAAGNTVVLKPAETASLSTLRLAELLAGTDLPAGVVNVVTGLGAEAGQALVAHPGVAKIAFTGSTATGKLVQRQATDTLKRVTLELGGKSPSVVFADADLDVAVRGVAAGFLGNAGQACVATSRVFVEESIREEFVEKLLKTMEAFTPGDPLTPGTLVGPLSTKAQFDRVSSYLDIAREEGANVVTGGRRFGDHGYFFAPTLLDDVRPDMRVVREEIFGPVGVITTFTDIDDAIAKANDTDYGLAASVWTTNLTTAHRMAAAIEAGTVWINTWAEMSTGNLPFGGYKQSGLGREGGLEGLDTYTQVKTVRIAL comes from the coding sequence ATGACTGCGACTGTGAGCGGCCCGCCCGTCGCCGGCACCGCCCGCCGTGACGTCCCCGCGTTCGTACGGGCCGGGGAGCGGATGATGTGGATCGGAGGCCGGCAGGTCGCCGCAGCCTCCGGACGAACGCTGCCGAACACCGACCCGGCCACCGAGGAGGCGCTGGCAAGCGTGCCGCGCGGCGAGGCGGCCGACGTCGACGCCGCGGTCCACGCCGCGCGCGCGGCGTTCACCGATCCCGCCTGGGCGGAGATGAGCCCCGACCGGCGCGGCCGCATCCTGAACCAGATCGCCGACGTCATCGAGGAGCACGCCGACGAACTGGCCACCATCGACTCGGTCAACATGGGCGCACCCCGCATGCTGACCGCACACATGCTGGCCGAGGCGAGCGAGGTCTTCCGCTACTACGCGGGCTGGCCTACCAAGCTGTCCGGCGTAAGTGTTCCCGCCGGCAAGGACCGCATGGCCTACACCCGCAAGGAGCCCCTCGGTGTCGTCGGCATCATCTGGGGCTGGAACGGTCCGATGGGCCAACTGCCCGGCAAGCTCGCCCCGGCCCTGGCCGCCGGTAACACCGTCGTGCTCAAGCCGGCCGAGACCGCCTCGCTGAGCACGCTGCGCCTGGCCGAGCTGCTGGCCGGCACCGACCTGCCGGCCGGTGTCGTGAACGTCGTCACCGGCTTGGGCGCCGAGGCGGGCCAGGCGCTGGTCGCGCACCCCGGTGTCGCGAAGATCGCCTTCACCGGGTCGACCGCGACCGGCAAGCTGGTCCAGCGCCAGGCCACCGACACGCTCAAGCGCGTAACGCTCGAACTGGGCGGCAAGTCGCCGTCGGTCGTCTTCGCCGACGCCGACCTTGACGTCGCGGTCCGCGGCGTGGCGGCCGGCTTCCTGGGTAACGCGGGACAGGCCTGCGTCGCCACATCACGGGTGTTCGTCGAGGAGAGCATCCGCGAGGAGTTCGTCGAGAAGTTGCTGAAGACGATGGAGGCATTCACCCCGGGCGACCCGCTGACCCCGGGCACGCTGGTGGGACCGCTCTCCACCAAGGCGCAGTTCGACCGCGTCAGCTCCTACCTCGACATCGCCCGCGAGGAGGGCGCGAACGTGGTGACCGGCGGCCGGCGCTTCGGTGACCACGGATACTTCTTCGCCCCCACCCTCCTCGACGACGTCCGCCCCGACATGCGCGTCGTCCGCGAGGAGATCTTCGGCCCAGTGGGCGTGATCACCACCTTCACCGACATCGACGACGCCATCGCCAAGGCCAACGACACCGACTACGGACTGGCCGCCTCCGTGTGGACCACCAACCTCACCACCGCACACCGCATGGCCGCAGCCATCGAGGCCGGCACCGTCTGGATCAACACCTGGGCCGAGATGAGCACGGGCAACCTGCCCTTCGGCGGTTACAAGCAGTCCGGCCTGGGCCGCGAAGGCGGCCTGGAAGGACTCGACACCTACACCCAGGTCAAGACCGTCCGCATCGCGCTGTGA